A region from the Gossypium hirsutum isolate 1008001.06 chromosome A08, Gossypium_hirsutum_v2.1, whole genome shotgun sequence genome encodes:
- the LOC121204627 gene encoding uncharacterized protein encodes MQTSFREDALRGFNLKNMEMIRCSTSLFDVASENNLVSLIKQLRSRPCNTSQADEVLKIKLEDQVVAISPDEVHTICKHDATRMLTVVFLDKVHAATKVDATVQVQFHFITLSNIL; translated from the exons ATGCAAACCTCATTTCGGGAAGATGCGTTGAGAGGCTTCAACTTAAAGAATATGGAGATGATCAGATGTTCAACGTCTTTATTCGATGTAGCCTCGGAAAATAACTTGGTTTCTTTG ATAAAGCAACTAAGGAGCAGACCATGCAACACAAGTCAGGCGGATGAAGTGTTGAAGATCAAGCTGGAAGATCAAGTTGTTGCAATATCTCCGGATGAAGTACATACAATATGTAAGCATGATGCAACACGTATGCTTACTGTAGTATTTCTGGATAAAGTACATGCAGCTACTAAAGTTGATGCTACTGTTCAAGTTCAGtttcattttattactttaagtAATATTTTGTAA